A single genomic interval of Macadamia integrifolia cultivar HAES 741 chromosome 6, SCU_Mint_v3, whole genome shotgun sequence harbors:
- the LOC122082275 gene encoding UDP-glycosyltransferase 92A1-like, translating into MGRECITCHFVMNLEPQAYCMPFVIKLEPPLSCPNSVVASPFSVKKGEGFFGVFEPQRKSCDVRDRSTLWSLFNLDDKRNADNNHNNKKEALAWGEVEVKTWNVNNINDANGTNPWFVFIQGQLRLWFSSDGLLFNAVEGLNKTGLSYIRRKKTGIPVLAIGPTCSLLIEKLGNDCNRCIDWLNSCPQDSVLYISFGSQNTISSTQMMELVKALEASSKNFIWVVRPPVEFDINSEFYYCLRASVTFKRCLPPPNRIN; encoded by the coding sequence ATGGGTAGGGAGTGCATTACATGCCATTTTGTTATGAATCTGGAGCCCCAAGCTTATTGTATGCCATTTGTTATAAAACTGGAGCCTCCTCTTTCTTGCCCGAATTCCGTCGTAGCAAGTCCTTTTTCCGTCAAAAAAGGTGAGGGCTTCTTTGGTGTGTTTGAGCCTCAGCGCAAGTCTTGTGACGTTCGGGATCGGAGCACTCTCTGGTCCCTCTTCAACCTAGACGACAAAAGGAATGCTGACAACAATCACAACAATAAGAAGGAAGCCTTGGCATGGGGAGAGGTTGAGGTCAAGACCTGGAACGTTAATAACATTAATGACGCAAATGGTACCAATCCATGGTTTGTATTCATCCAGGGTCAACTTCGATTGTGGTTTTCCTCTGATGGGCTCTTATTCAATGCAGTGGAGGGCTTAAATAAGACTGGTTTAAGCTATATCAGGAGGAAGAAAACCGGAATCCCTGTTTTGGCAATCGGCCCAACTTGTTCATTGTTAATAGAGAAACTAGGAAACGATTGCAATCGTTGCATCGATTGGCTGAATTCCTGTCCCCAAGACTCTGTTTTGTATATTTCTTTTGGGTCTCAGAACACAATCTCTTCTACCCAAATGATGGAATTGGTAAAAGCATTGGAAGCGAGTAGCAAGAATTTCATCTGGGTTGTGAGGCCTCCAGTAGAATTTGACATAAATTCAGAGTTCTATTATTGTCTAAGGGCTTCTGTAACCTTTAAAAGATGTTTGCCACCACCTAACAGGATCAACTAA